The Daphnia pulex isolate KAP4 chromosome 6, ASM2113471v1 genome contains the following window.
CAAGGTCGATCAGTCATTTACATTCCTGCAAAGAACCATAGTGTAAATGATAGGGAAATTGATGAGCTGACTCAATTTATTGTCTTTTGTCTAGTAAGAAGCAAATTACCCACAACAATTACTGCTGCACTTTTACAAATctaattgaaattattatttaggaAGAAGCTTCCAAGAAGTCATTTGAAGATGTAATTGACAATTTCTGCATTGTCTTTGATCTCAAAAACTTTTCATTGACCTGTATGGACTACCCTCTAATTAAGAACATTATTTGGCTGTTGAGTAGACACTATCCTGAAAGATTGGGAGTGTGTCTCATCTACAATGCACCCACCGTATTTTCTGGTTGCTGGGCCATTATTCGTGGTTGGTTGGATGAGAATACATCAAGCAAAGTCACCTTTGTTAATTCAGAAGAGGATTTGTGTCAGTATTTGATACCCGACATTCTTCCAACAGACATGTAACTGAATCATATTGTTGACTAGATGCATGATCTTTCATATAGGGTGACTCCTCatgttaatttaaaatactATGAATTTTTagataaatgtaatttttttttttacatttgctTATTTGATAACAGTTGCTTGTTGTCTCACCACACCCATATGACCAAACTTATGGGGCTTTAAGCTTCAATCTCTTTCTTACAGTGGTAACCTGATACACCTGTCTCCTACCTGCATGTTGTGGCACACTTTCATTAACCCATTCTGAGATTATTATCCCTGAAGTTTGCTGTTACTGTCTGCCTTGGACAAATGACtgccaaaatatttcaaccaAGGAAAGAAATAGATTCATATATATTTACCACAATACACAGCCgtacaaataatcaaaacaacaaccggttttactttactttttctGTGGAAGCCAGAGAGACGAAAAAATGGGAGGTCGCATcattaacaaaatatttttatcaatatcttgaacaaattttattatcttattatttttttttttttattaaacagcGACAAGGCGAACGCctaattggaaaataaaacacgatGAAAAACGGGTGGTTAAAAATGTGCGCACGAAGTTTGAAAACAGAAGGAAGCGGTGATCTTACAGATCTCGTTagatctcctcctcctcactTGCAGAACCATCGCTCTCCTCAACTCACGTTGACGAAGCTCGTCACACATCAATTGTTGCTTCTTCCATTGGCTCATTTGCTACTTGGTTcactgaataaataaattacagCGTAAAGAGGaggaagtaaaaaataatttcgattcTCCTAATTGATGAGCGACCATCAGGTCTTATTCTTGTTGCGCTTGACGAAACTGGGAAATTGGAATCGTTGCTTTTTCTTGAGCTTGCGGCTCTCTTCGTCGTTGGATGGAAGGCTTGAATCAGTCGAGACGTTTTCCTCTTGTCCGCTCTCGGCTTCCACCTGCTGTGCCATAGCATTCTGGTAGGTTACATCTAGTGCCGACTCAGAATGCGAAGTCTTCCtcaacaaaaattgaatttgctcAAGTACAAAATGTGCGTTTCATGGATTAAAAATTACTACCTTAAAAACTGGTGTTGGATCGTGGATGTCTTGCGAGAACGCTTTAGTAGGAAAGCTAGTTCGAGTATTCAATTTGGTGGGTAATAAGGGGCTCTTTCCAACGTTTTCCACATTTTGACTCGGAGTCACAACCGCTGGCCTGGATAtcgggtgaaaaaaaagaatgacaaaTCGTTTCGCAATTAGAAAATGAATACTTTTCCAATATTGGTAACGTTTTTGGAACTGCCCCAGGGGAAGACTCAATTTTAGGAAGACTAATGGGCTTTGATTGAGTAACGTTCGATAAAGCCACAGCGCGGGATGGAATGACGGTGACATCATCCTCGGCGTTTGTTCCAACGGAAACGATCGATCCGTCGAAAGCTGAATCTTTGCTGTCCTCTCGATGCTTCAAACGCTGACGGATGACTACGTCTCCGCTAACAGCTGGCACAGACACTGTCGGTGTCTTGGGTAACTCTGAGAGCGAGACCGAATGGGACGACAGTCCGTTGCCTGCTAAAAAGACGAATTATTATAAGCAACAATTTCTACAACTACAATTTCTCATAAGTTCCAAGCGCCATAGttacaaacagaaaaagccCCCAAAGCAGTTCGtaaaacggaaaagaaaacgacaaatatttaaacaaaaacaaaaatctggtCGTTCGCGACTAGACACTACCGTAACTGTTTATGAGGGCGGATGCTGATTCTAGCGATACGCTGCTATCGCGCTTGAGTAGAGGATATTTTCTATTGTGGAAATGCTGGCCAGGGCGGTTACCAGTAGCGTTATTTCGCCCGTCCGAGAAGGGTAGa
Protein-coding sequences here:
- the LOC124196270 gene encoding CRAL-TRIO domain-containing protein C3H8.02-like; protein product: MSSQANFEQNFKELKNRLKLISDADPDQYHNDHSLTRYLKAFKTVDAAFQAILKTNKWKKEYNVAALTEDHPTIKNNLALKKARVLRHRDMQGRSVIYIPAKNHSVNDREIDELTQFIVFCLEEASKKSFEDVIDNFCIVFDLKNFSLTCMDYPLIKNIIWLLSRHYPERLGVCLIYNAPTVFSGCWAIIRGWLDENTSSKVTFVNSEEDLCQYLIPDILPTDM